Proteins encoded together in one Planctomyces sp. SH-PL14 window:
- a CDS encoding 3-hydroxyacyl-ACP dehydratase FabZ family protein, translating into MRFSLIDRITEIESGKAIKAVKNLSLAEEYLQDHFPGFPIMPGVLMVEALVQTGAWLMRHTENFQYSTVLLKEAKATKFNNFVTPGKALVIECEIHKRDGNLYTFKASGTVDGNSAVSSRLTLEQFNLADRNPNLKKSDEDRIQKMRELFDVLSTPSPAIPAKG; encoded by the coding sequence GTGCGGTTTTCCCTGATCGATCGTATCACCGAGATTGAATCGGGAAAGGCGATCAAGGCGGTCAAAAACCTCTCGCTGGCCGAAGAGTACCTCCAGGATCACTTTCCCGGCTTTCCGATCATGCCGGGAGTGCTGATGGTCGAAGCCCTCGTCCAGACGGGGGCCTGGCTGATGCGGCACACGGAAAACTTTCAATACAGCACCGTCCTCCTGAAGGAAGCCAAGGCGACGAAGTTCAACAACTTCGTCACCCCCGGCAAGGCGCTCGTGATCGAGTGCGAGATCCACAAGAGGGACGGAAATCTCTATACATTCAAGGCTTCGGGCACAGTCGACGGAAACTCGGCGGTGAGCAGCCGCCTGACGCTCGAACAGTTCAACCTCGCGGACCGCAATCCGAACCTGAAGAAGTCTGACGAGGATCGAATCCAGAAGATGCGGGAACTGTTCGACGTCCTGTCGACACCGAGCCCCGCGATCCCGGCGAAGGGCTGA
- the fabG gene encoding 3-oxoacyl-[acyl-carrier-protein] reductase, producing MKLAGRIALVTGGSRGIGKAVVEALAKEGAKVAFVYKSNTQAAEQIVKDQELNQREVLAIQGDASKKADAEAAVKQVVDKWGRLDILVNNAGIIKDGLLAVMEPENWQAVIDNNLTSVYNFCQSAMRQMMSQRYGRIINMSSVAAEYGNQGQVNYAASKGGIQGLTRCLATEVGRRNITVNAVAPGFIETDMTEAVRNLGGDKIKDMVPLRRLGKPDDIANAVTFLASDESGYITGHVLTVDGGMTLGGF from the coding sequence ATGAAGCTGGCAGGCCGGATTGCACTCGTCACGGGGGGAAGCCGCGGAATCGGCAAGGCGGTCGTCGAAGCCCTCGCCAAGGAAGGGGCCAAGGTCGCATTCGTCTACAAGTCGAACACCCAGGCGGCCGAGCAGATCGTCAAGGACCAGGAGCTCAACCAGCGGGAAGTCCTCGCCATTCAGGGCGACGCATCCAAGAAGGCTGATGCCGAGGCAGCCGTCAAGCAGGTCGTCGATAAGTGGGGCCGGCTGGACATTCTGGTGAACAACGCCGGCATCATTAAGGACGGCCTGCTGGCGGTGATGGAGCCTGAGAACTGGCAGGCGGTGATCGATAACAACTTGACCAGCGTCTACAACTTCTGCCAGTCTGCCATGCGACAGATGATGTCCCAGCGGTATGGCCGGATCATCAACATGTCCAGCGTGGCGGCCGAGTACGGCAACCAGGGACAGGTGAACTACGCGGCCAGCAAGGGGGGCATCCAGGGGTTGACCCGCTGCCTCGCCACGGAAGTGGGCCGGCGGAACATCACCGTCAACGCGGTGGCCCCCGGGTTCATCGAAACCGACATGACGGAAGCCGTCCGAAACCTCGGCGGCGACAAGATCAAGGACATGGTCCCCCTCCGCCGCCTCGGCAAGCCGGATGACATCGCCAATGCGGTGACCTTCCTGGCGAGCGACGAGTCGGGGTACATCACCGGCCACGTGTTGACGGTGGACGGCGGGATGACCCTGGGAGGATTTTAA
- a CDS encoding acyl carrier protein gives MATNEEVFEKVKETLVDALGVDDDEVTPQATLIGDLGAESIDFLDIVFRLEKNFDIKIPRGELFPENIAAADSGFVANGVVTEAGLAELKARMPHADLSQFSKDPRVEKISDLFTVEMICKFLAAKIAAK, from the coding sequence ATGGCGACGAATGAAGAAGTGTTTGAGAAGGTCAAGGAAACCCTCGTCGACGCCCTGGGTGTGGACGATGACGAAGTTACGCCCCAGGCAACGCTGATCGGCGACCTGGGCGCCGAGTCGATCGACTTTCTCGACATCGTCTTCCGGCTCGAGAAGAACTTCGACATCAAGATTCCCCGCGGCGAGCTGTTCCCCGAGAACATCGCCGCTGCCGATTCGGGCTTCGTGGCCAACGGCGTCGTGACCGAGGCGGGGCTCGCCGAGCTCAAGGCCCGCATGCCGCACGCCGACCTGTCGCAGTTCTCCAAGGATCCCCGCGTGGAGAAGATCTCCGATCTCTTCACCGTGGAGATGATCTGCAAGTTCCTGGCTGCCAAGATCGCCGCCAAGTAG
- a CDS encoding 3-hydroxyacyl-ACP dehydratase FabZ family protein, which translates to MRWFWIDRFIEFKHGVSAKAVKNVSLSEEHLHDHFPGFPVMPGSLMIEGMAQTGGILLGQTHGFKHMVILAKVPKMTFHSWAMPGDQLVYTAELVEAREEGGMVNVNAKCGDRLVAEGEIVFAHVDPAQAGSMPNQKNVVEFALQSIMDVGMAGDGSAAPAVK; encoded by the coding sequence ATGCGCTGGTTCTGGATCGACCGCTTTATCGAGTTCAAGCACGGTGTCTCGGCGAAGGCGGTCAAGAACGTCAGCCTTTCCGAAGAGCATCTCCACGACCATTTCCCCGGCTTCCCGGTGATGCCGGGGTCGCTGATGATCGAGGGGATGGCTCAGACCGGCGGGATCCTGCTGGGTCAGACGCACGGCTTCAAGCACATGGTCATTCTGGCCAAGGTGCCGAAGATGACGTTCCACAGCTGGGCGATGCCCGGCGACCAGCTTGTCTACACGGCGGAGCTGGTGGAGGCCCGCGAAGAGGGCGGGATGGTGAACGTCAACGCCAAGTGTGGTGACCGGCTGGTGGCGGAGGGGGAGATCGTCTTTGCCCACGTCGATCCGGCTCAGGCGGGCTCGATGCCGAACCAGAAGAATGTGGTCGAGTTTGCTCTTCAGAGCATTATGGATGTGGGGATGGCGGGGGATGGCAGTGCGGCCCCGGCAGTGAAGTAG
- a CDS encoding DUF1501 domain-containing protein — MNRRELLRRSGMGMASLGLSTLLADMAGAATAAPVPMGLDSSNPMRPRQPHFFAKAKHVIHIFCNGGPSHVDTFDPKPALDKYAGKTLPVENLKTERKTGAALPSPFKFQKYGQSGIEVSELFAHTAQSIDDIAVVRSMHADVPNHEPSLMLMNCGDARLSRPSMGSWVTYGLGTENQNLPGFIAMCPGGMPITESANWRSSFLPGVFQGTYIDTQHKEIEKLVPDIRNKTRSLEQQRRQLDLLQALNRKHLEARPGDAALDARIQSFELAYRMQIEAADALDVTKEPKHIQEAYGDKVHGRQLLMARRLIERGVRFVQLWHGEGQPWDNHDDLEVNHRRLAGQLDKPLGALLKDLKQRGMLDETLVVWGGEFGRTPVVELPTPGSNAGKINGRDHNHHGFTMFLAGGGVKGGQVYGSTDEFGFKAVENPVHVHDMQATILKLLGFDHERLTYRFAGRDFRLTDVHGKVVDGLIA, encoded by the coding sequence ATGAACCGACGTGAACTCCTCCGCCGCTCCGGCATGGGAATGGCCTCCCTCGGCCTCTCGACTCTGCTGGCCGACATGGCTGGCGCGGCCACCGCTGCTCCCGTTCCGATGGGGCTCGACTCGTCGAATCCGATGCGTCCGCGGCAGCCGCATTTCTTCGCCAAGGCGAAGCATGTCATCCACATCTTCTGCAACGGCGGCCCGTCGCACGTCGACACCTTCGACCCCAAGCCCGCGCTCGACAAGTACGCCGGCAAGACCCTCCCGGTGGAGAACCTCAAGACGGAGCGGAAGACCGGCGCCGCTCTCCCGTCGCCGTTCAAGTTCCAGAAGTACGGCCAGAGCGGGATCGAGGTCTCGGAGCTGTTCGCCCACACGGCGCAGTCGATCGACGACATTGCGGTCGTTCGCTCGATGCATGCCGACGTGCCGAACCACGAGCCGTCGCTGATGCTCATGAACTGTGGCGACGCGCGTCTCTCGCGGCCCAGCATGGGGAGCTGGGTGACGTACGGCCTGGGGACGGAGAACCAGAACCTGCCGGGCTTTATCGCCATGTGTCCTGGCGGGATGCCGATCACGGAGTCGGCGAACTGGCGGTCGTCGTTCCTCCCCGGCGTTTTCCAGGGGACCTACATCGATACCCAGCACAAGGAGATCGAAAAGCTTGTTCCGGACATCCGGAACAAGACCCGCTCGCTCGAGCAGCAGCGGCGGCAGCTTGATCTCCTGCAGGCGCTGAACCGGAAGCACCTGGAAGCCCGGCCGGGCGACGCCGCTCTTGATGCCCGGATCCAGTCGTTCGAGCTGGCGTACCGGATGCAGATCGAGGCGGCCGATGCGCTGGACGTGACCAAGGAGCCCAAGCACATCCAGGAGGCTTACGGCGACAAGGTCCATGGCCGCCAGCTCCTGATGGCCCGCCGGCTCATCGAGCGGGGGGTGCGGTTCGTGCAGCTCTGGCATGGCGAAGGGCAGCCGTGGGACAACCACGACGATCTGGAGGTGAACCACCGCCGTCTGGCCGGCCAGCTCGACAAGCCGCTGGGCGCCCTGCTCAAGGACCTCAAGCAGCGGGGGATGCTCGATGAGACGCTCGTTGTCTGGGGGGGCGAGTTTGGCCGCACTCCGGTTGTCGAGCTGCCGACTCCGGGCTCGAACGCGGGCAAGATCAATGGCCGGGACCACAACCACCACGGCTTCACGATGTTCCTTGCGGGGGGCGGCGTGAAGGGGGGGCAGGTTTACGGTTCGACGGACGAGTTCGGGTTCAAGGCGGTGGAGAATCCGGTGCATGTGCACGACATGCAGGCGACGATTCTGAAGCTGCTGGGCTTCGATCATGAGCGGCTGACGTACCGGTTTGCCGGGCGGGACTTCCGCCTGACGGATGTGCATGGGAAGGTCGTCGACGGCCTGATTGCCTGA